Proteins encoded by one window of uncultured Celeribacter sp.:
- a CDS encoding carboxymuconolactone decarboxylase family protein: protein MNDFTKLFAEMIEQSQKMAASFNPALENFQMPALDKLFPTMSKEQMEMFWGNTFNREGLDAKTRLLVVLAGQTVLGAQAEAPFKLTVRHAIEAGATQKEIAEVIYQMSMLGGVPAMSKALELAQAVFSETQEGSE from the coding sequence ATGAACGATTTCACCAAACTTTTCGCAGAGATGATCGAGCAGAGCCAAAAGATGGCCGCCTCGTTCAACCCGGCGCTGGAGAACTTCCAGATGCCGGCTCTCGACAAGCTGTTCCCGACGATGTCGAAGGAACAGATGGAAATGTTCTGGGGCAACACGTTCAACCGCGAGGGTCTGGATGCCAAGACGCGTTTGCTGGTCGTTCTGGCCGGTCAGACCGTGTTGGGCGCACAGGCCGAAGCGCCGTTCAAACTGACGGTCCGCCACGCCATCGAGGCGGGGGCCACGCAAAAAGAGATCGCGGAAGTGATCTATCAAATGTCAATGCTGGGCGGAGTTCCGGCGATGTCAAAGGCACTGGAGTTGGCGCAGGCCGTCTTCTCCGAGACGCAGGAGGGCAGTGAATGA
- a CDS encoding NADH-quinone oxidoreductase subunit J — protein MTVADYAFYLFAIVMLVAGVFTVVSRNPVHSVLWLIVTFLTASGLFVLLGAEFVAMLLVIVYVGAVMVLFLFVVMMLDVDFAELKAGMAKYLPFALLIGVVLLLQMGFAFGDWHAAEGADALRRSVTPDASEVHNTAALGQLMYDDYLMLFQLAGLILLVAMIGAIVLTLRHRSDVKRQNVLKQMYRKPEESFEMKDIKPGQGL, from the coding sequence ATGACTGTCGCAGATTACGCATTTTACCTTTTCGCCATCGTGATGCTGGTGGCCGGGGTGTTCACGGTTGTGTCGCGCAACCCGGTGCACTCCGTGCTCTGGCTGATCGTCACCTTCCTGACCGCCTCTGGGTTGTTCGTCCTGCTGGGCGCGGAATTCGTCGCGATGCTTCTGGTCATCGTCTACGTCGGCGCGGTCATGGTGCTTTTCCTCTTCGTCGTCATGATGCTGGACGTCGATTTCGCAGAGCTCAAGGCGGGCATGGCGAAATACCTGCCGTTTGCGCTTTTGATCGGTGTGGTGCTGTTGCTTCAGATGGGCTTTGCCTTTGGCGACTGGCATGCGGCAGAGGGCGCCGACGCGCTGCGCCGCTCGGTGACGCCGGATGCGAGCGAGGTGCACAACACCGCCGCTCTGGGCCAGCTCATGTATGACGATTACCTGATGCTCTTCCAACTGGCGGGTCTGATCCTTTTGGTCGCCATGATCGGGGCCATCGTCCTGACCCTGCGCCACCGCTCGGATGTGAAACGTCAGAACGTGTTGAAACAGATGTATCGCAAGCCCGAAGAGTCTTTCGAAATGAAAGACATCAAACCGGGGCAGGGGCTTTAA
- a CDS encoding ribonuclease J → MSDRLLYLPLGGAGEIGMNCYVYGYGPAGKERYIVVDLGVTFPSMDGTPGVDLIFADVAWLEERKDRIDGIFITHAHEDHVGAVGHLWPRLDAPIYARAFTAHLARLKFEEHGHDELQIKTVSAWPEQITVGPFTVGFVPISHSIPESSALVIDSPAGRVIHTGDFKTDENPVVGEPFDRALFEEISKNGVKALVCDSTNVFSPNPGRSESEVIGPLTDLISSLDGMVAATTFASNIARVKTLAEAGSKAGRSVVLLGRAMRRMITAAIETGIISDFPKTVSPENAADIPHENLMLLTTGSQGEHRAATAQLSRGKYLGLKMAEGDTMIFSSKTIPGNEVSVGRILNAFSEMGVETISGRDEIHVSGHANRPDLALMHEIVKPQVVIPMHGEHRHLREHAKLADSNGFQSIVAPNGVGVDLSGNAPRVVEYIETGRTYLDGSIQIGALDGIVRDRIRMALNGLVVATVIIEDDEPLGDCWCELRGLPETGLSRAPLNEVLEEDVNQFLMRAKPKTLSDDDKIEEEMRRIIRRTTQEEVGKKPEVQIIISRLSN, encoded by the coding sequence ATGAGCGACCGTCTTCTCTATCTTCCTCTGGGGGGCGCCGGCGAGATCGGCATGAACTGCTATGTCTATGGCTATGGGCCTGCGGGCAAGGAACGGTATATCGTCGTCGATCTCGGCGTCACCTTCCCCTCGATGGATGGCACGCCGGGCGTCGATCTGATCTTTGCCGATGTCGCCTGGCTCGAGGAGCGCAAGGACCGCATCGACGGCATTTTCATCACCCACGCGCACGAAGATCACGTCGGCGCCGTCGGCCACCTCTGGCCGCGTTTGGACGCGCCGATCTATGCCCGTGCGTTTACCGCCCATCTGGCGCGTTTGAAATTCGAAGAGCACGGCCATGACGAGTTGCAGATCAAAACCGTTTCCGCCTGGCCCGAACAGATCACTGTCGGCCCCTTCACCGTGGGCTTCGTGCCGATCTCCCACTCGATTCCGGAATCCTCCGCCCTAGTGATCGACAGCCCGGCGGGCCGGGTGATCCACACCGGCGACTTCAAAACCGACGAAAACCCGGTGGTGGGCGAGCCTTTCGACCGCGCCCTGTTCGAAGAGATTTCCAAGAACGGTGTCAAAGCGCTGGTCTGCGATTCCACCAACGTCTTCTCGCCCAATCCGGGCCGCTCCGAGTCCGAGGTCATCGGCCCGCTGACCGATCTCATTTCCTCGCTCGACGGCATGGTGGCAGCGACCACATTTGCCTCGAACATCGCGCGGGTGAAGACGCTGGCCGAAGCTGGGTCGAAAGCCGGGCGTTCCGTCGTCCTTCTGGGCCGCGCCATGCGCCGGATGATCACGGCGGCGATCGAGACCGGCATCATCTCCGATTTCCCGAAAACCGTCTCGCCGGAAAATGCCGCCGATATTCCGCATGAAAACCTCATGCTGCTCACGACCGGGTCGCAGGGCGAACATCGTGCGGCTACCGCACAGCTGTCGCGCGGCAAATACCTTGGCCTCAAGATGGCAGAGGGCGATACGATGATTTTCTCCTCGAAAACCATTCCCGGCAATGAGGTCTCCGTCGGTCGTATTCTCAATGCGTTCTCGGAAATGGGTGTCGAGACGATCTCTGGCCGTGACGAGATTCACGTCTCTGGCCACGCCAACCGCCCGGATCTGGCGCTAATGCATGAGATCGTCAAACCGCAGGTCGTGATCCCGATGCATGGCGAACACCGCCACCTGCGCGAACATGCGAAACTGGCCGACTCCAATGGTTTCCAATCCATCGTGGCACCGAATGGCGTCGGTGTGGATCTCTCCGGCAATGCGCCGCGCGTGGTTGAATATATCGAAACCGGCCGCACCTATCTCGATGGCTCGATCCAGATCGGCGCGCTCGATGGCATCGTGCGCGACCGTATCCGCATGGCGCTCAATGGCCTTGTCGTGGCCACGGTGATCATCGAAGATGACGAGCCGCTGGGCGATTGCTGGTGCGAACTGCGCGGCCTGCCGGAAACAGGCCTGTCGCGCGCGCCTCTCAATGAGGTTCTCGAAGAGGATGTGAACCAGTTCCTGATGCGTGCCAAACCCAAGACCCTGTCGGATGACGACAAGATCGAAGAGGAAATGCGCCGCATCATCCGCCGCACGACCCAAGAAGAAGTCGGCAAAAAGCCCGAGGTTCAGATCATCATCTCGCGCCTGTCGAACTGA
- the nuoI gene encoding NADH-quinone oxidoreductase subunit NuoI has product MALDYTRAAKYFLMMDIWAGFKIGLRYFFAPKATINYPHEKGPLSPRFRGEHALRRYPNGEERCIACKLCEAICPAQAITIDAEPREDGSRRTTRYDIDMTKCIYCGFCQEACPVDAIVEGPNFEFSTETREELFYDKEKLLANGEMWEAEIARNLELDAPYR; this is encoded by the coding sequence ATGGCTCTCGATTACACCCGCGCCGCCAAGTATTTCCTGATGATGGACATCTGGGCCGGCTTTAAGATCGGTCTGCGGTATTTCTTCGCGCCCAAGGCGACGATCAACTACCCGCATGAAAAAGGGCCGCTTTCCCCGCGTTTCCGGGGCGAGCACGCGCTGCGACGTTATCCGAACGGCGAGGAACGCTGCATTGCCTGTAAGCTTTGCGAAGCGATCTGCCCGGCGCAGGCCATCACCATTGATGCCGAACCGCGCGAAGACGGCTCGCGCCGCACCACGCGTTACGACATCGACATGACGAAATGCATTTACTGTGGCTTCTGTCAGGAAGCCTGCCCGGTGGACGCCATCGTCGAAGGCCCGAATTTCGAATTTTCCACCGAAACCCGCGAAGAGCTGTTTTACGACAAGGAGAAACTCCTTGCGAATGGCGAAATGTGGGAGGCGGAGATCGCCCGCAACCTCGAACTGGACGCGCCTTATCGCTGA
- a CDS encoding biotin--[acetyl-CoA-carboxylase] ligase: protein MDSTMSEAARVAASSTFPQWIMAQTQTAAHGRRGRPWTMPEGNFAATLLMFPLERPELVALRSFVASLALYDAFVAVTGRSDPFSLKWPNDVLLNGGKVAGILLERGPSYLAIGIGINLAEAPPLSMVEEGATPPVSLAHETGALVAPEEFLDLLAPAYAHWETQFTTYGFAPIREAWLVRAARLGSEIRARTMRETHHGTFETVDAFGNLVLATSKGKLTIPAAEVYF, encoded by the coding sequence GTGGACAGCACCATGTCGGAGGCCGCGCGTGTCGCGGCCTCTTCCACATTTCCGCAATGGATCATGGCCCAGACCCAGACGGCGGCCCATGGTCGTCGTGGACGCCCCTGGACCATGCCGGAGGGCAACTTTGCCGCCACGCTTTTGATGTTCCCGCTGGAACGGCCCGAACTCGTGGCGTTGCGCAGTTTCGTGGCCTCTCTGGCGCTCTATGACGCCTTCGTCGCTGTGACAGGCCGTTCCGATCCGTTCTCGCTCAAATGGCCCAACGACGTGCTTTTGAACGGCGGCAAGGTTGCGGGTATCTTGTTGGAGCGTGGGCCTTCGTATCTTGCTATTGGCATCGGCATCAACCTCGCCGAAGCGCCGCCTCTGTCCATGGTCGAAGAGGGGGCAACACCGCCCGTCTCCTTGGCGCATGAGACCGGTGCCTTGGTGGCGCCCGAGGAATTCCTCGATCTGCTCGCGCCCGCTTACGCCCATTGGGAGACGCAATTCACCACCTACGGCTTTGCCCCGATCCGCGAGGCCTGGTTGGTGCGCGCGGCGCGTCTGGGCAGTGAAATTCGCGCGCGGACGATGCGCGAGACCCACCACGGCACGTTTGAGACTGTAGACGCCTTTGGCAATCTCGTGCTGGCCACCTCCAAGGGCAAGCTCACCATCCCAGCCGCAGAGGTCTATTTCTGA
- the nuoN gene encoding NADH-quinone oxidoreductase subunit NuoN, translated as MTSTDFSTVLPEVLLAIYGMAALLFAVYTGKDKLAALITWVTAAVFVIIALMIGLGGEGSRVAFGGMFIDDAFSRFGKVGVLLAGAAVLVMSYDFLDKRGFAKFEYPILVLFSTIGMMVMVSAGDLMALYLGLELMSLALYVIASFRRDSVKSTEAGLKYFVLGSLSSGLLLYGSSLVYGFSGTTSFAGIISVVQNDVPVGVLFGLVFVMTGLAFKVSAVPFHMWTPDVYEGAPTPTTAFFATAPKLAAMGLFARVLHDAFGGIVGDWQQVLAVIAVASMFLGAIAGIGQKNIKRLMAYSSISHMGFALMGLAAGNAEGVQSAMIYMAIYVTMNIGTFAFIMTMERDGKPVTDISALNLYWRNSPTKALALLVLMFSLAGVPPMLGFFGKLAVLQAAWGAGLVYLAVFGVIASVIGAFYYLRIVYYMYFGAETDPLDKVSSPVTFALLTLSALIMLVGIVNMFGVEGMAAIAADALVK; from the coding sequence ATGACTTCTACTGACTTTTCCACCGTCCTGCCGGAAGTTCTCCTTGCCATCTACGGCATGGCGGCGCTCCTGTTCGCCGTCTACACCGGCAAGGACAAACTCGCGGCTCTGATCACCTGGGTGACCGCCGCAGTCTTCGTCATCATAGCTCTGATGATCGGTCTGGGCGGCGAGGGCTCTCGGGTCGCTTTCGGCGGCATGTTCATCGACGATGCGTTTTCGCGCTTCGGCAAAGTGGGCGTGCTTCTCGCGGGTGCTGCCGTGCTCGTGATGTCCTACGACTTCTTGGACAAGCGCGGCTTCGCCAAGTTCGAATACCCGATCCTCGTGCTCTTCTCCACGATCGGCATGATGGTCATGGTCTCTGCGGGCGACCTGATGGCGCTCTATCTCGGCCTCGAACTGATGTCCTTGGCGCTCTACGTCATCGCCTCCTTCCGTCGCGACAGTGTGAAATCCACCGAAGCGGGCCTCAAGTATTTCGTGCTTGGCTCTCTGTCCTCGGGCTTGTTGCTCTACGGCTCGTCCTTGGTTTACGGCTTCTCCGGCACCACCTCTTTCGCGGGCATCATCTCTGTCGTGCAGAACGACGTGCCGGTGGGCGTGCTCTTTGGCCTCGTCTTCGTGATGACCGGCCTCGCGTTCAAGGTTTCTGCCGTGCCGTTCCACATGTGGACCCCGGACGTTTACGAAGGCGCACCGACGCCGACCACCGCCTTCTTTGCCACCGCGCCGAAACTTGCCGCCATGGGCCTCTTCGCCCGCGTGCTGCATGACGCTTTCGGCGGCATCGTCGGCGACTGGCAACAGGTTCTGGCCGTCATCGCCGTGGCCTCCATGTTCCTGGGCGCCATTGCCGGGATCGGTCAAAAGAACATCAAACGTCTGATGGCCTATTCCTCAATCTCGCACATGGGTTTCGCGCTCATGGGCCTGGCGGCTGGCAATGCCGAGGGCGTGCAATCCGCGATGATCTACATGGCGATCTATGTGACGATGAACATCGGCACCTTCGCCTTCATCATGACGATGGAGCGGGACGGCAAACCTGTCACCGACATCTCCGCGCTGAACCTCTACTGGCGCAATTCTCCGACGAAAGCGCTGGCCCTTTTGGTCCTGATGTTCTCGCTCGCGGGTGTGCCGCCGATGCTCGGTTTCTTCGGGAAGCTGGCGGTGCTTCAGGCCGCTTGGGGTGCAGGTCTCGTTTATCTTGCCGTCTTCGGTGTGATCGCCTCCGTGATCGGCGCGTTCTACTACCTGCGCATCGTTTACTACATGTACTTCGGCGCCGAGACCGATCCGCTCGACAAAGTCTCCAGCCCGGTCACCTTCGCGCTTCTGACCCTCTCCGCACTGATCATGCTTGTCGGGATCGTCAACATGTTCGGTGTTGAGGGTATGGCGGCGATTGCGGCGGATGCGCTGGTCAAGTGA
- a CDS encoding type III pantothenate kinase, translated as MLLCIDTGNTNTVFSIWNGSAFIATWRTSTEHQRTADQYYVWLSTLMNFQKIEADITEVIISSTVPRVVFNLRVLANRYFNCRPLVVGKPECLLPHMPRVDEGTTVGPDRLVNSAGAFDRFGGDLIVVDFGTATTFDVVAEDGAYVGGVISPGVNTSLESLHLKAAALPHVDVTMPEKVIGTNTVACMQSGVFWGYIGLVRETCNRIKTEYGRPMQVISTGGLAPLFDQGHKLFDHFDEFLTIHGLVVIHKYNKDMGNL; from the coding sequence ATGCTTCTCTGTATCGACACCGGCAACACCAACACCGTCTTTTCCATCTGGAACGGAAGCGCGTTCATCGCCACATGGCGCACCTCGACGGAGCACCAGCGCACGGCGGATCAGTATTACGTCTGGCTCTCGACGCTGATGAATTTCCAAAAGATCGAGGCGGACATCACCGAGGTGATCATCTCCTCGACCGTGCCGCGTGTGGTGTTCAACCTGCGGGTTCTGGCGAACCGCTATTTCAACTGTCGGCCGCTTGTGGTCGGCAAGCCGGAATGCCTCTTGCCGCATATGCCGCGTGTCGATGAGGGCACCACTGTGGGGCCGGACCGTCTTGTGAACTCCGCAGGTGCCTTTGATCGCTTCGGCGGCGATCTCATCGTGGTGGATTTCGGTACGGCGACCACCTTCGACGTGGTGGCCGAGGACGGGGCTTATGTCGGCGGCGTGATCTCTCCCGGTGTGAACACCTCGCTCGAAAGCCTCCACCTCAAGGCCGCCGCTCTGCCGCATGTCGATGTCACCATGCCCGAGAAGGTCATCGGCACCAACACAGTCGCCTGTATGCAATCGGGGGTGTTTTGGGGCTATATTGGTCTCGTGCGTGAGACATGTAACCGCATCAAGACCGAATATGGCCGTCCGATGCAGGTGATTTCGACCGGAGGCCTTGCGCCGCTCTTCGATCAGGGTCACAAACTGTTTGACCATTTCGATGAATTCCTGACCATTCACGGCCTCGTCGTGATCCATAAGTATAATAAGGACATGGGTAACCTATGA
- the nuoK gene encoding NADH-quinone oxidoreductase subunit NuoK yields MVGLEHYLTVAAALFVIGIFGLFLNRKNIIIILMSIEMILLSVNINLVAFSSFLGDLTGQIFTMLVLTVAAAEAAIGLAILVSFFRNRGTIDVEDVNVMKG; encoded by the coding sequence ATGGTCGGACTTGAACATTACCTGACAGTGGCCGCGGCGCTGTTTGTCATCGGCATCTTCGGGCTCTTTTTGAACCGGAAGAACATCATCATCATCCTGATGTCGATCGAGATGATCCTGCTGTCGGTCAATATCAACCTTGTCGCCTTTTCCTCCTTTCTGGGGGATCTGACGGGACAGATTTTCACGATGCTGGTTCTGACCGTGGCCGCCGCAGAGGCCGCCATCGGGCTTGCCATCCTCGTGAGCTTCTTCCGCAACCGCGGCACGATCGACGTCGAAGACGTCAACGTGATGAAAGGGTAA
- a CDS encoding NADH-quinone oxidoreductase subunit M has product MENVLSFVTFLPTVAALVLALFLRGEDAVAQLNAKRLALFATVITFVISLFILFGFDPENTGFQMVEEADWIMGLKYKMGVDGISVLFVMLTTALMPLVIWSAWDVKTRVKEYMIAFLLLETLMLGVFCALDLMLFYLFFEAGLIPMFLIIGIWGGKNRIYAAFKFFLYTFLGSVLMLVAMVAMYIDAGTTDIVQLMAHDFSSETIQVLGFNIIGGFQTLAFLAFFASFAVKMPMWPVHTWLPDAHVQAPTAGSVVLAAILLKMGGYGFLRFSLPMFPVASANLADFIMVLSVIAIVYASLVALVQSDMKKLIAYSSVAHMGYVTAGIFTFNQQGLDGAIFQMISHGFVSGALFLCVGVIYDRMHTREIDAFGGLVNKMPAYALVFMFFTMANVGLPGTSGFIGEFLTILGMFQANTWIALVAASGVIFSACYALWLYRRVVLGDLIKESLKTIKDMTPREKWIFAPLVAMTLLLGVYPALVLDLIGPSVSALIDNYHAALPMMADVATH; this is encoded by the coding sequence ATGGAAAACGTGCTTTCTTTCGTCACCTTCCTTCCGACGGTGGCCGCCCTCGTGCTCGCGCTTTTCCTGCGCGGCGAGGATGCGGTGGCTCAACTCAACGCAAAACGACTGGCTCTGTTCGCCACCGTGATCACCTTTGTGATCTCTCTGTTCATCCTCTTTGGCTTTGACCCGGAAAACACCGGGTTCCAGATGGTCGAAGAGGCCGACTGGATCATGGGCCTCAAATACAAGATGGGCGTCGATGGCATTTCGGTGCTTTTCGTGATGCTCACCACCGCGCTTATGCCGCTGGTGATCTGGTCCGCATGGGATGTGAAAACCCGCGTCAAGGAATACATGATCGCTTTCCTTCTGTTGGAAACGCTCATGCTCGGCGTGTTCTGCGCGCTCGATCTGATGCTCTTCTACCTCTTCTTCGAAGCAGGCCTCATTCCGATGTTCCTGATCATCGGCATCTGGGGCGGCAAGAACCGCATCTATGCCGCGTTCAAGTTCTTCCTCTACACCTTCCTGGGCTCCGTCCTGATGCTCGTTGCCATGGTCGCCATGTATATCGACGCGGGCACCACCGACATCGTGCAGCTCATGGCGCATGATTTCTCGTCCGAGACGATCCAGGTGCTGGGCTTCAACATCATCGGCGGGTTCCAGACCTTGGCCTTCCTCGCCTTCTTCGCCTCTTTCGCGGTGAAGATGCCGATGTGGCCGGTGCACACCTGGTTGCCCGACGCCCACGTTCAGGCGCCGACCGCCGGGTCCGTGGTTCTGGCCGCGATCCTCTTGAAAATGGGCGGCTACGGCTTCCTGCGCTTCTCGCTTCCGATGTTCCCGGTGGCCTCCGCCAACCTCGCGGATTTCATCATGGTGCTGTCGGTCATCGCCATTGTCTACGCGTCGCTCGTGGCTCTGGTGCAGAGCGACATGAAAAAGCTGATCGCCTATTCTTCGGTTGCCCACATGGGCTACGTCACTGCGGGTATCTTTACCTTCAACCAACAGGGTCTCGATGGCGCGATCTTCCAGATGATCTCCCACGGTTTCGTCTCCGGCGCGCTCTTCCTCTGTGTCGGCGTGATCTACGACCGGATGCACACCCGTGAGATCGACGCCTTCGGCGGCCTCGTGAACAAGATGCCGGCCTACGCGCTTGTCTTCATGTTCTTCACCATGGCGAACGTCGGCCTTCCGGGCACCTCCGGCTTCATCGGGGAATTCCTCACGATCCTCGGCATGTTCCAGGCCAACACCTGGATCGCTCTGGTCGCCGCCTCTGGCGTGATCTTCTCCGCCTGTTACGCGCTCTGGCTCTACCGCCGCGTCGTCTTGGGCGATCTGATCAAGGAAAGCCTCAAGACGATCAAGGACATGACCCCGCGCGAGAAATGGATCTTTGCGCCGCTCGTGGCGATGACGCTCCTCTTGGGCGTCTACCCGGCGCTGGTGCTCGATCTGATCGGGCCGTCGGTCTCCGCATTGATTGACAACTATCACGCTGCTCTGCCGATGATGGCAGACGTCGCCACCCACTAA
- the nuoL gene encoding NADH-quinone oxidoreductase subunit L, which translates to METIILFAPLVGALVGGFGWRVIGEKPAQYLTTGLLFLAAILSWIVFLTFDGTTEQVTILRWIESGSLSVDWGIRLDRLTTIMLIVVNTVSALVHLYSLGYMAHDENFGDDEPYRARFFAYLSLFTFTMLMLVTSDNLIQMFFGWEGVGLASYLLIGFYIKKPSAGAASMKAFIVNRVGDFGFILGMAGLFLLTDSVRFDDVFAAGPMLADTSLHFLWTEWNAANLLAFLLFVGAMGKSAQLFLHTWLPDAMEGPTPVSALIHAATMVTAGVFLVCRMSPIFEYAPQTQMFVIYIGATTAFFAATVGLVQNDIKRVIAYSTCSQLGYMFVAAGAGAYGPAMFHLLTHAFFKAMLFLGAGSVITAMHHEQDMRNYGALRKKIPFTFWMMIIGTLAITGVGIPLTHFGFAGFLSKDAIIESAYASGVGYAFWMLVIAALFTSFYSWRLIFLTFFGKARGDHHAHDHAHESPLVMLVPIGTLSLGAIFGGMIWYNSFFGDHDKFVEFFALPHHAEVEMVDGHDAGHGEAAADTHGEEAAHGMAPQGAIFLAADNTVLDDAHHAPTWVKVSPFIAMVLGFLIALWFYIWKPETPAKLAKSQPVAYQFLLNKWYFDELYNAIFVRPVLALGRFLWKRGDEGIIDGGINGLALGIVPFFTRLAGRAQSGFIFTYAFSMVLGIVILVTWMSIGGGAH; encoded by the coding sequence ATGGAAACGATCATCCTCTTTGCGCCGCTGGTCGGTGCCCTCGTCGGCGGCTTTGGCTGGCGTGTGATCGGCGAGAAGCCCGCGCAATATCTGACCACGGGTCTGTTGTTCCTCGCTGCCATTCTGTCCTGGATCGTGTTCCTCACCTTCGATGGCACGACCGAGCAGGTGACCATCCTGCGCTGGATCGAAAGCGGGTCTTTGTCGGTGGATTGGGGCATTCGCCTCGACCGTCTGACGACGATCATGCTGATCGTGGTGAACACGGTCTCGGCGCTCGTGCACCTCTACTCGCTGGGCTACATGGCGCATGATGAGAACTTCGGCGACGACGAGCCTTATCGCGCGCGCTTCTTTGCCTATCTCTCTCTCTTCACTTTCACCATGTTGATGCTGGTGACCTCCGACAACCTGATCCAGATGTTCTTTGGTTGGGAAGGCGTGGGTCTGGCGTCCTACCTGCTGATCGGGTTCTACATCAAGAAGCCCTCCGCCGGTGCCGCCTCGATGAAGGCTTTCATCGTCAACCGTGTCGGTGACTTCGGCTTTATCCTTGGCATGGCCGGTCTGTTCCTGTTGACTGACAGCGTGCGCTTTGACGATGTATTTGCCGCAGGCCCGATGCTGGCGGACACCTCGCTGCATTTCCTCTGGACCGAATGGAACGCCGCCAACCTTCTGGCTTTCCTCTTGTTCGTCGGTGCGATGGGGAAATCGGCGCAGCTTTTCCTGCACACTTGGTTGCCGGACGCGATGGAAGGCCCGACGCCTGTGTCGGCGCTGATCCACGCCGCGACCATGGTGACCGCGGGTGTCTTCCTCGTCTGCCGCATGTCGCCGATCTTTGAATATGCGCCGCAGACCCAGATGTTCGTCATCTACATCGGTGCGACCACGGCGTTTTTCGCCGCCACCGTCGGTCTGGTGCAAAACGACATCAAACGCGTGATCGCTTACTCGACCTGTTCGCAGCTCGGCTACATGTTCGTGGCCGCAGGCGCGGGCGCTTACGGTCCGGCGATGTTCCACCTTTTGACGCACGCCTTCTTCAAGGCCATGCTCTTCTTGGGCGCCGGTTCGGTCATCACCGCGATGCACCACGAACAGGACATGCGCAATTACGGCGCGCTGCGTAAAAAGATCCCTTTCACCTTCTGGATGATGATCATCGGCACGCTGGCGATCACCGGCGTTGGCATCCCGCTCACGCATTTCGGTTTCGCAGGCTTCCTGTCGAAAGACGCCATTATCGAGAGCGCCTATGCCTCGGGTGTCGGTTACGCTTTCTGGATGTTGGTCATCGCGGCGCTGTTCACGTCCTTCTATTCGTGGCGCCTCATTTTCCTGACCTTCTTTGGCAAGGCGCGCGGCGACCATCATGCGCATGATCATGCGCACGAAAGCCCGCTTGTCATGCTGGTGCCGATCGGGACGCTGTCCTTGGGCGCGATCTTTGGCGGCATGATCTGGTACAACAGCTTCTTTGGCGATCATGATAAATTCGTTGAGTTTTTCGCGCTGCCGCATCACGCGGAAGTCGAGATGGTTGACGGTCATGATGCGGGTCACGGCGAAGCTGCTGCGGATACGCACGGTGAAGAGGCTGCGCACGGCATGGCGCCGCAAGGTGCGATCTTCCTGGCGGCCGACAACACCGTTCTGGACGACGCCCACCACGCGCCGACTTGGGTGAAAGTGTCGCCCTTCATCGCCATGGTGCTTGGCTTCCTGATCGCCCTTTGGTTCTACATCTGGAAACCGGAAACGCCCGCGAAATTGGCGAAAAGCCAGCCCGTCGCTTACCAGTTCCTGCTGAACAAATGGTACTTCGACGAGCTTTATAACGCGATCTTCGTGCGTCCCGTTCTGGCCCTTGGCCGCTTCCTCTGGAAACGCGGCGACGAAGGCATCATTGACGGCGGGATCAACGGTCTTGCGCTTGGCATCGTGCCCTTCTTCACCCGCCTTGCTGGCCGGGCACAGTCGGGCTTCATCTTCACTTACGCTTTTAGCATGGTTCTGGGGATTGTGATCTTGGTAACCTGGATGTCGATCGGCGGGGGGGCACACTGA